One genomic window of Luteitalea pratensis includes the following:
- a CDS encoding SGNH/GDSL hydrolase family protein, which produces MILVPLCVLLLAVAPAVAAAQPTADESPVTLRWHRVTPAVVEGKGWTDTEGDFDRFPARAKDDLRKPVWDLSQHSAGLSVQFVSDATRIRVRWTVTQDRLALPHMPTTGVSGLDLYANERGAWYFVGGARPTESPTNDADVIVGLSPTPREFRLYLPLYNGVSRLEVGVPEEATLRFVPSSKARPVVVYGTSITQGCCASRPGMSYTAMLGRRLDVPVINLGFSGNGKAEPEVARLLAELDPAIYVLDALPNLTPQQVDERMPAFIATIRAARPRTPIVLVEHLLYPNLRFRKEKAADVATANASLRRIYETRRQAGDRHITLVPSATLLGTDGDGTVDDSHPTELGFARMVDGLEPHLRRLLPKTQTSR; this is translated from the coding sequence ATGATTCTTGTCCCGCTCTGCGTTCTTCTCCTTGCCGTGGCGCCTGCCGTTGCCGCGGCGCAGCCGACTGCCGACGAATCCCCGGTGACCTTGCGGTGGCACCGGGTCACGCCCGCAGTCGTCGAAGGCAAGGGGTGGACCGACACTGAAGGCGACTTCGACCGATTCCCGGCACGAGCCAAGGACGATCTGCGCAAGCCGGTCTGGGATCTCTCGCAACATTCGGCAGGACTGAGCGTGCAGTTCGTAAGCGACGCCACCCGTATCCGCGTGCGCTGGACGGTCACGCAGGACCGCCTGGCCCTGCCTCACATGCCGACGACTGGAGTCAGTGGACTCGACCTCTACGCCAACGAACGTGGCGCGTGGTACTTCGTCGGCGGCGCCAGGCCTACCGAGTCTCCAACCAACGACGCGGACGTCATCGTCGGGCTGTCGCCGACGCCGCGCGAGTTCCGGCTGTACCTCCCGCTCTACAACGGCGTCTCACGGTTGGAAGTCGGAGTGCCGGAAGAGGCGACCCTGCGCTTCGTGCCCTCGTCGAAGGCACGCCCCGTGGTGGTCTATGGCACGTCGATCACACAGGGGTGCTGTGCATCACGACCAGGTATGAGCTACACCGCGATGCTCGGACGCCGGCTCGATGTGCCAGTCATCAACCTGGGCTTCTCTGGAAACGGCAAGGCCGAACCCGAGGTCGCACGGCTGCTGGCGGAGCTCGATCCGGCGATCTATGTCCTTGACGCGCTGCCCAACCTGACGCCTCAGCAAGTCGATGAGCGCATGCCGGCGTTCATCGCGACCATCCGTGCCGCACGTCCGCGCACCCCGATCGTCCTGGTCGAACACCTGCTCTACCCGAACCTGCGGTTCCGCAAGGAGAAGGCCGCGGACGTGGCGACGGCGAACGCGTCGCTGCGCCGCATCTACGAGACCCGGCGGCAAGCCGGCGACAGGCACATCACGCTCGTGCCCAGCGCGACACTGCTTGGCACTGATGGTGACGGCACCGTCGACGATAGTCATCCGACGGAGCTGGGGTTCGCGCGGATGGTCGATGGACTCGAGCCGCACCTGCGACGACTGCTTCCGAAGACACAGACGTCTCGCTAG
- a CDS encoding SDR family NAD(P)-dependent oxidoreductase, protein MDLQLDHQTAVVTGSTAGIGLEIARRLAIEGATVIVSGRTATSVDAAVASIQASGGRAVRGVVADVTMAAGADLLLRDAGRVDILVNNLGIYESKPFTEITDQDWIRFFDVNVVSGVRLARAVLPGMLARNHGRIIFVSSESALSVPKDMIHYAVTKTAQLTIARGLAELTRGSRVTVNSVLPGPTRSAGIEDFLRSQASDPSAPAAAIEAEFFATARATSLLQRMIEPGEVASLVAYLASPLASATNGAAVRVEGGLVPTIA, encoded by the coding sequence ATGGATCTTCAGCTCGACCATCAGACCGCTGTCGTCACCGGCTCGACTGCGGGCATCGGACTCGAGATTGCCAGACGCCTGGCAATCGAGGGCGCCACCGTCATCGTCTCCGGTAGGACGGCCACTTCCGTCGACGCCGCGGTGGCCAGCATCCAGGCGTCCGGTGGTCGGGCTGTGCGGGGTGTCGTTGCCGACGTGACGATGGCTGCCGGAGCCGACCTGCTGCTGCGCGATGCCGGCCGCGTCGACATCCTCGTCAACAACCTGGGCATCTACGAGAGCAAGCCGTTCACGGAGATCACCGACCAGGACTGGATTCGCTTCTTCGACGTCAACGTCGTCAGCGGCGTGCGTCTGGCTCGGGCAGTCCTGCCGGGCATGCTCGCGCGAAACCACGGGCGCATCATCTTCGTGTCGAGCGAATCGGCGCTCTCGGTGCCGAAGGACATGATTCACTACGCCGTGACGAAGACCGCGCAGCTGACGATCGCTCGCGGCCTGGCCGAGCTGACGCGCGGCTCGCGAGTGACCGTCAACTCCGTGCTGCCGGGCCCGACCCGGTCCGCGGGCATCGAGGACTTCCTGCGGAGCCAGGCCAGCGACCCGTCCGCGCCCGCTGCCGCGATCGAAGCCGAGTTCTTCGCGACGGCGCGGGCCACCTCGCTGCTGCAGCGCATGATCGAACCTGGGGAGGTTGCGAGTCTGGTGGCCTACCTGGCCAGCCCGCTGGCGTCCGCGACCAATGGCGCTGCCGTGCGCGTCGAAGGCGGTCTCGTCCCGACGATTGCCTGA
- a CDS encoding ABC transporter permease, producing MTSLVRRLQHLLRRSRHDADLAEEIEAHRAHRQDALERDGLDRTDAVHASRRAMGNVTLAVEDARDVWAMRAIDSVRQDIRDSWRGLRKSPGFALAVVGTLALGIGANTALFSIFNSLILRPLPVRDPASLALLTNGSWPYPVWEEIRAREHELFDGALAWSGQRFDLSQRGRAMPVDGAYVSGRFFDELGVRAVRGRLLMPADDGGAAPDGPVVVISHRFWRQHFGGAEDVVGRQLTVQRVAFTIVGVAPAGFFGVDVGRTTDVMLPFAAEPSIRGQESWLKDPSSWWLEVMVRLKPGQSIDQANAAFRGVQPQIRAAATGGNAALAGSRYLAEPFTLVPAATGTSSLRGRFETPLFAMVVAVGLVLLVACANIASLLLARALARRHELSVRLALGGSRWRLGRLLFTESLIVAVTGATLGLGLATWGGTVLVRQLSTWQRTVSLDLSLDWRVLAFTVALACLSALVAGIAPVLGLKSVAPGDALKDAGRAITGDRRFAARGTLVVAQLAVSLVLVVAAGLFLRTFASLNRLPLGFVPEPLLVVELNLQTTVESIEARPERVERLRAAAAEIPGVRSATVSRVRRLTGGGWSAGKVAVGEGPPPQVVRGRPSLWRDATTPGWFAAMGIPLRRGRDFDEGDRVGSPPVAIVNEAFMRRYAPGRQPIGETVRLAGMGNEESRWEIVGLVGDTVYATTREGMVPTMFVPVAQQAPENFWPTVLLTINTPPDRRAAVERDVAAALTATDPTVALSFGNFDELVAATITQERLVTMLASFFGGLALLLAGIGLYGIVAHAVRARQTEISLRMALGAHPAGIVRMVFRRVGVLILAGVALGLVASLWAARFVAPLLFEVDARDPLTFVAAAAVLVAVGALAAWLPARRATRLDPARVLREG from the coding sequence ATGACCTCCCTCGTCCGCCGCCTGCAGCACCTCCTGCGTCGGTCGCGCCACGATGCCGACCTCGCCGAGGAAATCGAGGCTCACCGGGCGCATCGTCAGGACGCGCTCGAGCGCGACGGCCTCGATCGGACCGACGCAGTCCACGCGAGCCGGCGTGCGATGGGTAACGTGACGCTCGCCGTCGAGGACGCACGCGACGTGTGGGCGATGCGCGCGATCGACAGCGTGCGGCAGGACATCCGCGACTCGTGGCGTGGCCTGCGCAAGAGCCCGGGCTTCGCGCTCGCGGTCGTCGGGACGCTCGCGCTCGGCATCGGCGCCAACACGGCGCTGTTCTCCATCTTCAACAGCCTGATCCTGCGCCCGCTGCCCGTCCGCGATCCGGCCAGCCTCGCGCTGCTCACCAACGGCTCCTGGCCGTATCCCGTGTGGGAGGAGATCCGGGCCCGCGAGCACGAGCTGTTCGACGGCGCCCTTGCGTGGTCTGGCCAGCGCTTCGACCTCTCGCAGCGCGGCCGAGCCATGCCCGTCGACGGCGCATACGTAAGCGGGAGGTTCTTCGACGAACTCGGCGTGCGTGCGGTGCGCGGTCGTCTGCTCATGCCGGCAGACGATGGCGGCGCTGCACCTGATGGTCCCGTCGTCGTCATCAGTCATCGCTTCTGGCGTCAGCACTTCGGCGGCGCCGAAGATGTCGTGGGACGCCAACTGACCGTGCAACGCGTCGCGTTCACCATCGTCGGTGTGGCTCCGGCGGGATTCTTCGGCGTCGACGTCGGCCGGACGACGGACGTGATGCTCCCGTTCGCCGCGGAGCCATCGATTCGAGGGCAGGAAAGCTGGCTGAAGGACCCGTCCTCGTGGTGGCTGGAAGTCATGGTGCGGCTGAAGCCGGGACAGAGCATCGATCAGGCGAACGCCGCGTTTCGGGGCGTGCAGCCGCAGATTCGCGCCGCGGCGACGGGCGGCAATGCGGCGTTGGCCGGCTCACGCTATCTCGCGGAGCCCTTCACCCTGGTCCCGGCGGCGACCGGCACATCCTCGCTCCGGGGCCGGTTCGAGACGCCGCTGTTCGCGATGGTCGTGGCCGTGGGTCTCGTGCTGCTTGTCGCCTGCGCCAACATCGCCAGCCTGCTGCTCGCGCGCGCGCTGGCGCGCCGGCACGAACTCAGCGTCCGCCTGGCGCTGGGCGGCTCTCGATGGCGCCTCGGCCGGCTCCTGTTCACCGAGAGCCTGATCGTGGCCGTGACAGGCGCGACCCTCGGCCTGGGACTGGCCACCTGGGGCGGGACGGTGCTCGTGCGGCAACTGAGCACGTGGCAACGCACCGTGTCGCTGGATCTGTCGCTGGACTGGCGCGTCCTCGCGTTCACGGTGGCGCTTGCGTGCCTGTCGGCGCTCGTGGCCGGCATCGCCCCGGTGCTCGGACTCAAGAGCGTCGCCCCTGGCGACGCCCTGAAGGACGCCGGCCGCGCGATCACGGGCGATCGTCGTTTCGCGGCACGCGGCACACTCGTTGTCGCGCAACTCGCGGTGTCGCTCGTCCTCGTCGTGGCGGCAGGACTCTTCCTGCGCACCTTCGCGTCCCTCAATCGACTCCCGCTCGGCTTCGTCCCCGAACCGCTGCTCGTCGTGGAGTTGAACCTGCAGACAACCGTCGAGTCGATCGAGGCACGACCCGAGCGCGTCGAGCGTCTGCGCGCCGCCGCGGCGGAGATCCCGGGCGTGCGATCGGCGACCGTGTCGAGGGTGCGGCGTCTGACGGGCGGCGGCTGGAGCGCCGGCAAGGTTGCGGTCGGCGAGGGTCCGCCACCCCAGGTGGTCCGAGGGCGGCCCTCGCTCTGGCGCGACGCCACCACCCCCGGATGGTTCGCGGCGATGGGGATCCCTCTCCGTCGTGGCCGCGACTTCGATGAGGGCGACCGCGTGGGCAGTCCGCCTGTCGCCATCGTCAACGAGGCCTTCATGCGCCGGTACGCGCCCGGTCGGCAGCCGATCGGCGAGACGGTCCGGCTCGCCGGCATGGGTAACGAAGAGTCGCGATGGGAGATCGTCGGCCTGGTGGGCGATACCGTCTACGCCACGACACGCGAGGGGATGGTGCCGACGATGTTCGTCCCGGTGGCACAGCAGGCACCGGAGAACTTCTGGCCGACCGTCCTGCTGACCATCAACACGCCACCTGACCGGCGGGCGGCTGTCGAGCGCGACGTCGCGGCGGCGCTGACGGCAACCGATCCGACCGTTGCTCTCAGTTTCGGGAACTTCGACGAACTCGTCGCTGCCACGATCACGCAGGAGCGCCTCGTCACCATGCTGGCGTCGTTCTTCGGCGGGCTGGCGCTGCTGCTCGCCGGCATCGGGCTCTATGGCATCGTCGCCCATGCCGTCCGGGCGCGGCAGACGGAGATCAGCCTGCGCATGGCCCTCGGCGCGCATCCGGCCGGTATCGTCCGAATGGTGTTCCGCCGCGTCGGCGTCCTGATCCTGGCCGGAGTCGCGCTGGGGCTCGTGGCCAGCCTCTGGGCTGCGCGATTCGTGGCGCCGCTGCTGTTCGAAGTCGACGCGCGCGATCCACTGACGTTCGTCGCCGCCGCCGCAGTGCTCGTCGCAGTCGGCGCGCTGGCGGCGTGGCTGCCGGCCCGCCGCGCCACACGTCTCGATCCAGCCAGGGTGCTCCGCGAGGGGTAA
- a CDS encoding sugar phosphate isomerase/epimerase family protein yields MATTSMDRAELDRRHFLKSAGAGMTAAALVLTPGEAAAAQEQARKAALDRLASNSWPLRQLFKSRTAPTAGAAAPRPAGRRGDFAEDAEAIANNPNAKEALAVAEKARAARANLPNTAEMKKKYGELTGLDFPQFTKDTFPGVTRMDIRSSLFGDITDDSMFLPPQDGQPGYFDPMSPSGRKWLDTLAGTLVKTGTKVQHISNNAPFELASYGSPQADVSRKAGVAVAKRWLEGCSVLGIKTMRMNSPQAFGAPIRPNAVPRGPGDGYPRNIDMVPMLAAAIESYKEMADFGGNLGIRVTIENHWGLAAEPANIRTIIDEVNHPYCEASPDFCNWEHEYMLFNGLKMLAPYAHTHVHAKYWDRWGDRNDVQRSTRIMLAAGFRGTFALEYEQGPWDGVEGAKYLYREVLMALTEPKPVI; encoded by the coding sequence GTGGCCACCACCTCAATGGATCGTGCCGAGTTGGACCGCCGTCACTTCCTCAAAAGCGCCGGTGCCGGCATGACCGCCGCGGCGCTCGTGCTCACCCCTGGCGAGGCCGCGGCTGCACAGGAGCAGGCCCGCAAAGCGGCGCTCGACCGGCTTGCCAGCAATTCCTGGCCGCTGCGTCAGTTGTTCAAGTCGCGCACCGCCCCGACCGCTGGCGCGGCGGCCCCCCGTCCGGCCGGCAGACGTGGTGATTTCGCGGAGGACGCCGAGGCGATCGCCAACAATCCCAACGCGAAGGAAGCGCTGGCCGTTGCGGAGAAGGCTCGCGCCGCGCGCGCGAACCTGCCCAACACCGCGGAGATGAAGAAGAAATACGGCGAGCTCACGGGGCTCGACTTCCCGCAGTTCACCAAGGACACGTTCCCGGGCGTGACGCGGATGGACATCCGCTCGTCGCTGTTCGGCGACATCACCGACGACTCGATGTTCCTGCCGCCGCAGGACGGGCAGCCGGGTTACTTCGATCCGATGAGTCCGTCGGGCCGGAAGTGGCTCGACACGCTGGCCGGCACGCTGGTCAAGACGGGGACGAAGGTGCAGCACATCTCCAACAACGCGCCGTTCGAGTTGGCCTCCTACGGCTCGCCCCAAGCCGATGTCAGCCGCAAGGCCGGCGTCGCCGTGGCGAAGCGCTGGCTGGAAGGCTGCTCTGTCCTCGGCATCAAGACGATGCGCATGAACTCGCCGCAGGCGTTCGGCGCGCCCATCCGGCCGAATGCCGTCCCTCGCGGACCAGGCGACGGCTACCCGCGCAACATCGACATGGTGCCGATGCTCGCCGCCGCGATCGAGTCGTACAAGGAGATGGCTGACTTCGGCGGCAACCTTGGCATCCGCGTGACGATCGAGAACCACTGGGGCCTGGCGGCCGAACCGGCCAACATCCGCACCATCATCGACGAGGTCAACCACCCGTATTGCGAGGCATCGCCCGACTTCTGCAACTGGGAGCATGAGTACATGCTCTTCAACGGCCTGAAGATGCTGGCGCCGTACGCACACACCCACGTGCACGCCAAGTACTGGGACCGCTGGGGCGACCGCAACGACGTGCAGCGCTCGACGCGGATCATGCTGGCGGCCGGCTTCCGCGGGACGTTCGCGCTGGAGTACGAACAGGGGCCGTGGGACGGCGTCGAGGGTGCCAAATACCTGTATCGCGAGGTCCTCATGGCGCTCACCGAGCCGAAGCCGGTGATCTGA
- a CDS encoding ABC transporter permease yields MAPGGALLAALIQDLRFTLRLLQRQRGFALVTLVVLGIGTGVMTTVVSVANGLLLRPPPVREPATLVRVFTGRYSGTPLLDLLAYDEAAATLDIAAFRESRVSVRVGNDAARPLLASFVTGNYFDVLGVVATRGRTFLSHEGRTPGTSPVAVLSHRSWQRHFGGHDSAVGRAIVVNGHAFTVVGVMPEAFIGVMGPVAADIWIPVTMHPLLMPGARTFTDRDAFYAQAVARLSAGVSLARAQAEADARFVPWRDDQAKDASEPGGLHLHPLHYLVPELWNRAALFLAILAGLATSLLGITCLNLASLMVASNSARTREFAVRMAIGAGRGRLLWQLSIEAFCLACGGAVLGVGVAVLLTRIIGRWTPPVDVPLVLDVSPDWRVLVAAGIVTTLVTIAFGLLPAWTATRRATAFSLNGNSIRSTGAGRTRTRATLLIAQLSLSMLLLTVAGLLTRSLQHAERMDLGFEPDGVLMAALDLDVNGYEAQRGRQFYADLLDRVRAMPGVRHASLLDVVPLTGANRGSQMLADGVPPPAAGRTDGLVSVGRKSVAGGHFATLRIGMLSGRDFSRADDASAPAVAIVNETLARTFWPGESPIGRRLRFHEPSGAPSPPIEVVGLVRDSRYVSVGEQPRPFMYRPVAQEYRSDAALIVRVDGPPLAFAPQLRAAIRGLDPDLPIVDLRTLTEATSLSLLPIRVAATVVAALAATVLGLAALGFYGVLSFLVGQRTREIGIYMALGADGARVGRMILLEALRWIGWGVAAGLAMAWLVAPLASSLLYGVAPRDPATLAAVTGVLLAVGIASALLPAWRASTLSPADALRRD; encoded by the coding sequence ATGGCCCCCGGTGGCGCGCTGCTTGCCGCCCTGATTCAGGATCTCCGCTTCACGCTGCGCCTGCTTCAGCGCCAGCGCGGCTTTGCGCTGGTGACACTGGTCGTGCTCGGGATCGGGACCGGCGTGATGACCACGGTGGTCAGCGTCGCGAACGGCCTGCTGCTGCGTCCGCCACCGGTGCGCGAGCCAGCCACGCTCGTGCGCGTGTTCACCGGCCGCTACTCCGGCACGCCACTGCTCGACCTGCTGGCATACGACGAGGCGGCCGCGACGCTCGACATCGCCGCGTTTCGCGAGTCACGCGTCAGCGTTCGTGTCGGCAACGACGCGGCTCGCCCGCTGCTGGCGAGCTTCGTCACGGGCAACTACTTCGACGTGCTCGGTGTCGTTGCGACGCGCGGTCGAACCTTTCTGTCGCACGAAGGCCGCACGCCTGGGACCTCGCCAGTCGCCGTCCTCAGCCACCGGTCGTGGCAACGCCACTTTGGCGGCCACGACAGCGCCGTGGGCCGCGCGATCGTGGTCAACGGGCACGCATTCACCGTTGTCGGCGTGATGCCGGAAGCCTTCATCGGGGTGATGGGGCCGGTCGCCGCCGACATCTGGATCCCGGTCACGATGCATCCACTGCTGATGCCTGGCGCGCGGACGTTCACCGACCGCGACGCGTTCTACGCGCAGGCAGTGGCGCGCTTGTCAGCTGGTGTGAGCCTAGCACGCGCGCAAGCGGAAGCCGACGCGCGCTTCGTGCCGTGGCGCGACGACCAGGCCAAGGATGCGAGCGAGCCTGGCGGCTTGCACCTGCATCCCTTGCACTACCTCGTACCCGAACTCTGGAACCGGGCCGCGTTGTTCCTCGCCATCCTCGCGGGCCTGGCCACCAGCCTGCTCGGCATCACGTGTCTGAACCTGGCAAGCCTGATGGTGGCGAGCAATAGCGCCCGGACTCGCGAGTTCGCCGTCCGCATGGCCATCGGGGCGGGCCGTGGCCGGCTGCTCTGGCAGTTGTCGATCGAAGCGTTCTGCCTGGCGTGCGGTGGCGCAGTCCTGGGTGTCGGGGTTGCCGTGCTGCTGACCAGGATCATCGGCCGGTGGACGCCGCCGGTGGACGTGCCGTTGGTGCTCGACGTCTCGCCCGACTGGAGGGTCCTGGTCGCCGCAGGCATCGTGACCACGCTCGTGACCATCGCATTCGGGCTACTGCCGGCGTGGACGGCCACGCGCCGCGCCACTGCGTTTTCGCTCAACGGGAACTCCATTCGCAGTACCGGCGCTGGCCGTACCCGGACGCGTGCGACGCTGCTGATCGCGCAACTCTCGCTGTCGATGTTGCTGCTGACCGTCGCGGGGCTGCTGACGCGGAGCCTGCAGCATGCCGAACGGATGGACCTGGGCTTCGAGCCTGACGGCGTCCTGATGGCGGCGCTCGACCTCGACGTCAATGGTTATGAGGCGCAGCGAGGGCGCCAGTTCTACGCCGACCTCCTCGACCGAGTCCGCGCGATGCCAGGCGTGCGCCACGCGAGCCTGCTGGACGTGGTGCCGCTGACAGGCGCCAACCGTGGCTCGCAGATGCTCGCCGACGGCGTGCCGCCACCCGCGGCGGGACGCACCGACGGCCTCGTCAGCGTTGGCCGGAAGAGTGTGGCCGGCGGGCACTTCGCGACGCTGCGCATCGGCATGCTGAGCGGCCGGGACTTCAGCCGAGCCGATGACGCGTCGGCACCCGCGGTGGCGATCGTCAACGAGACGCTGGCGCGAACCTTCTGGCCCGGCGAGTCGCCGATTGGCCGGCGTCTCCGCTTCCACGAGCCGAGCGGAGCACCCAGCCCTCCCATCGAAGTCGTCGGCCTCGTCCGCGACTCCAGGTACGTCAGCGTCGGAGAACAGCCACGGCCGTTCATGTACCGGCCGGTGGCCCAGGAGTACCGGTCCGACGCCGCGCTGATCGTTCGCGTCGACGGACCACCGCTCGCGTTCGCACCACAGCTCCGGGCCGCGATCCGCGGCCTCGATCCGGATCTGCCGATCGTCGACCTGCGCACGCTGACCGAAGCCACCAGCCTCTCGCTGCTGCCGATTCGCGTGGCCGCCACGGTGGTCGCGGCCCTGGCTGCCACGGTGCTGGGCCTGGCCGCCCTCGGGTTTTACGGCGTGCTGTCGTTCCTGGTCGGACAGCGAACCCGCGAGATCGGCATCTACATGGCGCTCGGCGCCGACGGCGCGCGGGTCGGCCGGATGATCCTGCTCGAGGCGCTGCGCTGGATCGGATGGGGCGTGGCCGCGGGTCTGGCCATGGCGTGGCTGGTCGCCCCGCTTGCGTCGAGCCTCCTCTACGGTGTGGCCCCGCGCGATCCCGCGACACTGGCGGCCGTCACCGGCGTGCTGCTTGCTGTCGGCATCGCGTCTGCGTTGCTGCCGGCCTGGCGGGCCAGCACGCTGTCGCCGGCCGACGCGCTACGGCGCGACTAG
- a CDS encoding serine hydrolase domain-containing protein gives MSKSWNRKETWLALIAVGVGGLIAAIAGLHLYVTATATPIHPDPHRVPSSTQATPSPPWADAVQRSRESTRAALSEQNLPGLSVAIGVGGQVVWAEGFGWADLESRVPVSPETRFRIGTASTVLTSAAVGRLLEKGRLKLDDEIQAYVPEFPKKQWPVTVRQLMGHLAGVRNDGGDEGPLLSSRCERPVDALQAFGERSLLFEPGTRYRYSSYGWILVSAAIEAASGEPFLRFMEKQIFEPLGMRDTRADSATESLSHRMTPYFPRYAADPRYGPDVMRPIDYSCYAGASAFLSTPSDLVRFGMAINGGPLLQPATVELLQTSQRLASGQETGYGLGWDLETVTLAGAQTRAVGHDGESLGGTVASLMTFRDRGIVVAVISNVSYADTPSIALKIADAFAGQGTAPAGK, from the coding sequence GTGTCGAAGAGTTGGAACCGGAAGGAAACCTGGCTTGCACTGATTGCGGTGGGCGTCGGGGGCCTGATTGCGGCGATCGCGGGGCTCCATCTCTACGTGACCGCCACCGCGACGCCGATTCATCCGGATCCGCACCGCGTGCCATCGTCGACGCAGGCAACCCCTTCGCCACCGTGGGCCGATGCCGTGCAGCGCAGCCGGGAATCGACGCGCGCGGCTCTCAGCGAACAGAACCTGCCGGGCCTGTCGGTGGCGATCGGGGTTGGCGGTCAGGTCGTGTGGGCCGAAGGTTTTGGCTGGGCGGATCTGGAGAGCCGCGTTCCCGTCTCGCCGGAGACACGGTTCAGGATCGGGACCGCCTCCACCGTCCTCACGTCGGCCGCCGTTGGCCGGCTGCTGGAGAAGGGCCGGCTGAAGCTCGATGACGAGATTCAGGCCTACGTCCCGGAGTTCCCGAAGAAACAGTGGCCCGTGACCGTGCGTCAGCTGATGGGGCACCTGGCCGGGGTGAGGAACGATGGCGGTGACGAGGGCCCGCTGTTGTCCTCGCGCTGCGAGCGCCCCGTCGACGCGCTGCAGGCGTTCGGGGAGCGCTCGCTGCTGTTCGAGCCGGGAACGCGGTACCGATATTCGAGCTACGGTTGGATCCTGGTGAGCGCGGCGATCGAAGCCGCATCGGGCGAGCCGTTCCTCAGGTTCATGGAGAAGCAGATCTTCGAGCCGTTGGGAATGCGCGACACCAGAGCCGACTCGGCGACAGAGTCGCTGTCGCATCGAATGACCCCCTACTTCCCGAGGTACGCCGCCGATCCGCGTTACGGCCCGGACGTCATGCGTCCGATCGACTATTCGTGCTACGCGGGAGCCAGTGCATTCCTGTCGACTCCGAGCGACCTGGTGCGCTTCGGCATGGCGATCAACGGCGGCCCGCTGCTACAACCCGCCACCGTCGAGTTGCTGCAGACATCACAGCGACTGGCCTCGGGGCAGGAGACGGGTTACGGCCTCGGCTGGGACCTCGAGACCGTGACCCTCGCTGGAGCACAAACGCGCGCGGTCGGTCACGACGGCGAGTCGCTGGGCGGCACCGTGGCGTCGTTGATGACATTTCGGGACCGCGGCATCGTCGTCGCCGTGATATCGAACGTCTCGTACGCAGACACGCCGTCCATCGCGCTGAAGATCGCGGACGCCTTCGCGGGTCAGGGCACGGCCCCCGCAGGCAAGTGA
- a CDS encoding PadR family transcriptional regulator, with the protein MGLTNTPSDLLPGTLELLILKALAGGARHGYGIVEHLRRTSDDVLRVGESALYPALQRLLLNGCVKAEWGTSENNRRARFYTLTAAGRKQLTAERDEFDRMVGAIQRVLSTT; encoded by the coding sequence ATGGGACTGACCAACACACCCTCCGACCTGCTTCCCGGCACGCTCGAGCTGTTGATCCTGAAAGCGCTCGCTGGCGGCGCCAGGCACGGCTACGGCATCGTCGAACACCTCCGCCGGACGTCCGACGACGTGCTGCGAGTGGGGGAGAGTGCGCTGTACCCCGCGCTCCAGCGCTTGCTGTTGAACGGTTGCGTGAAGGCCGAATGGGGTACCTCGGAGAACAACCGCCGTGCCCGCTTCTACACGCTGACGGCGGCCGGCCGCAAGCAACTGACCGCCGAGCGCGACGAGTTCGACCGCATGGTCGGCGCGATCCAGCGCGTCTTGAGCACGACATGA